Genomic segment of Patescibacteria group bacterium:
GTACAAATCAATATCCCCTTTTCCCCTGTTTCCGCAACTTTTTTTGCCACTGCAACAGCATAATCGACAAAATCATCCCTTGGCTCAAATTTCAAATTACCTAAATCCTGATACTCTATTTTAAGTTCTTTCAAAAATTCTTTTATTTTTTCTTTAAAACTAAACCCGCCGTGATCTGCTCCTAAGTAAATCATATTATTTATGAATTATTTTCCCTGATTTAATTACGTGTTCGACCAAAGTTGCTGAATATCCCCACTCATTATCATACCAGGACAAAACTTTAACCAAATCCCCGTCAACTACTTTGGTAAATCCCAAATCAACAACAGCAGCAGTGGTAATGCCGATAAAATCAGAAGAAACCAGTTGCTCCTTGCTTACGCTTAAAATCCCTTTCCAATGCGGTTTTTTAGCTGCATTAATTAAGATATTATTTATTTCTTCAACAGATGTTTTTCTATTTGCCACAAAAGTAATATCAGCCAAGGAAACCGTGGGCACAGGAGTTCTTATTGCCAGACCATCAAAGACGCCTTTCAAATTCGGTACAACTTTTGTAACAGCAATTGCTGCTCCGGTTGTTGAAGGCACTAAACTGATTGCGCCTGCTCTTCCTCTTCTCCAATCTTTTGTGTCCGGGCCATCAACGATTTTTTGGGTAGCAGTATAGGCATGAGTAGTATTTAATACGGCCTTCTTGATTCCGGGCTTCTCGGAAAGAACTGCTACAACCGGCGCAACAGCATTAGTGGTGCAGGAACCATTGGAAGTGATTTTTACTCTTGCCATGTCTTTCTCATTGATCCCCAGCAACACCGTACCGCCAAGCTTAAAACTTTCGTCATCATCTTTTGATGGAGCGGTAATCACA
This window contains:
- the gap gene encoding type I glyceraldehyde-3-phosphate dehydrogenase; the encoded protein is MFTKVAINGFGRIGRTFLRLAHERHELRIVAINDLADLENLGYLLKHDSVYGEYDHKISVDLKQKKLIIDNQKIDFFQEKDPSKLPWGKLGVDVVVEATGFFDSFEASNAHINAGAKRVVITAPSKDDDESFKLGGTVLLGINEKDMARVKITSNGSCTTNAVAPVVAVLSEKPGIKKAVLNTTHAYTATQKIVDGPDTKDWRRGRAGAISLVPSTTGAAIAVTKVVPNLKGVFDGLAIRTPVPTVSLADITFVANRKTSVEEINNILINAAKKPHWKGILSVSKEQLVSSDFIGITTAAVVDLGFTKVVDGDLVKVLSWYDNEWGYSATLVEHVIKSGKIIHK